TGTTAAGAACCAATAATTTTGGATTTACCACCGAGATGATGATTCTGTACTTGGAAGGAAACGAATCTTGTGATATTTTGATGAGAGTTGGAATGACCAAATGGATTGTTAAGAGCTTTTTCTCATTAATTTCTCGGTTCAGTTTGAACCCAAATAACCTGAAAATTGATAGTATTTTGGATCAAACAGACCCAGTGGACGAGTCGATTAAGGATATGTTTGTCACTCTTGCCAAGAAATGTGCCGCCAACTTGTTTAGAAAATTCATTAGCGAGATCGGGCCAACATactacgaggacgagctAGTGAATAAAATTCACGCCATCATGATCAACATTTTTAATCGCTACTACCGCCAGTTGGAATTTGTTAAGCACACTTTCAAGCTCAGTGGTGGACATTTTCTTACGTTTAACGAGCTATTCCAAAATCTCAAGGACCCAAAAAGTCTTGAGTACTCTGTTTCAGTGCAAATGGCGACACTAATGTCCCACTACCTGAGCTCACCCAACGCGCTGGTTTTGGACTTCCCAGGAAGGGTTCATTTATGCGATCTTCCGGAAAAGCTTACAGATTTTCTCAAGAACGATCTAATCAGCAAGGAAAAGGCCTCAGAAAGAAAGTTCCTCTGTCTGTTCTGCGGGAcgctggtgaagaaaaaagtCCAGCATTTGACCAGCTGCAAGCTTAACGATGCAAGCTACTCGCTGTTTTTCTCGCCGTTCAATAACAAGTTGGAATTTGAGCTCACAGCTACGAAAAGCAACTTTTTTGTGGACATCCAGATTCCCAACGGCGCGTCTGTCAACGTGGGCTCGCCATACTTCAACAAACACGGTGAGCCGGCAGGCGGTCTGCTGGGCGCTGGGGAGTCCGGAACATTACATTTGCCTCGATATAACtacatcaacaaaatctGGCTCAACCAGTTCTTGATCTCGACCATTTACCGAGACCTCCACACGACTATTATGCGTCGGAGAAGAGCGGCGCCGTTCCAATTTGGTATTCCTGCACGCGATCCACCACAGGCGTCggacgatgacgaggagatgaGCGAAgatgtggacgacgacacagaGGCGATGGACCCTGAAGAGTTTCTGACCGATCTGTTAATGCGCCAGGGCTACTACGAGCTGCTATAAAGTTTTTCAAGGCAGTGTATAGTTGTTTGGccaataaaatttttttgaattaTTCATTACTTTCTcaactttgtcaacatGTATTCCGCCATCTTCAACACCTTCTTCAAGAGAAATGCAGCATTTGTTGGAACCGTGTTTGCTGGTGCATTTGTGTTTCAAGCGTACTTTGATGTTGCTGTGACCAAGTGGTACGAAAACAGAAACAAGGGCAAGCTGTGGAAGGACGTCAAGCTCCAATTGCAAGCTGGtgacgatgaagatgaagacgacgagtaAGCGTCGCGGGGTGTACAGCTAGATAGAACGCGGTCATATAAAGTGAATGAAACAATTAAATTAGTCAATGTCCAATTACTTTGATTACCGAATCAAAACGTCTCAAGATCATTAGCGGCTCCAAGACCGTTCGTTGTATTACACCATTAAATTATCTCCGTAATCTTTTCATCATCAGAGCCCTCCTCCTGGTCCTCCGCAGCCTGGTCCTCCACCGGCTCGTCCCGCATCAGCATCTGGACCACTTTGTCACaaagctcctccaccttcTCGTCTTTGGCAACCTTATGTAGCTCTCTTATGAGCGGATACACGCTCTTTCCTCTCAGATACTCCCTGCCTTCCTTTGTAACACAGAGCAGCAAGACACTCTCCAGATGCGCCACCAGTAGCTCCTTGAGAGGCTCGATTTTCTTGTCTGGaccgaggagctgcagctcTTCAGGCAGATCAAATATTTCATCGTCTTTCAGACCTTTATTCTCGGCCAAAGCAAACGGACCAATGATGTAGGGCAAAATATTAATTCTCTcgtcttccagcagctccatgTGACGGTCGGTGTCGAAAAGCGAATTTTTAATCGTGTAGACGACACCTTCCCTCCTCGTCTTGGAATCGTATTTTTCTGTGAAAACCAGCAGTTTGGCAATAGGAACAACATGGTCGTACTCCTGCTCGGTGACAAAGTATTCTCGCCCCCGAGGAAAGCGGGAGACATCCGCAAAGAAGTATGAGAGGTAGTCGTAGGTGGCAtatttgttgagcttgcgATCTGCTCCCTTGACAAACAGGTCCATTAAGCAGTCCATACAGTGGTTGCTCTTGAAGACTTCTCTGTCGGTTTGGCCGAGATCCACCTGTAAATCAAATACTTTAAGGATCTCATCGCTTTTGGCAAGATTGGCAAGAAGTATACACATGAGATCTGCGTTTGTGTTCTTCAAATTGACTAGTTGTTGAATTAGATATTTAACAAAATCCTCATCCTCGACAATCAATTTGCGGAACTCGAGGTCATCACAGAGATTAGCCAGAATAGTAAGAGAATTCATCACTACTGCTGGGTCTTTCTCCTTGCTCAGATTCTTGAGATCCTTGACAGGCTCGCAATTGTTGTGCTTGAAAAGCGCTGGGTTCCGTCCGGAGGGCGAGAATTGTACCAAGTTTTCCAGAGCTATCTCCCTAATTTTGTACTGGGGAGCATGTAAAAATTCCACAAGCTGGGGTTAGTTCGCAGGTCCTGACCAACTTACTTCTTCGAGCTCCGAAACCATGATCACTGGCACAGGTTGAaattttatatttttttttcgaatatttttttttacatTACATGCATATTATTATATTAATTTTGGTTTATCCTCGCTTCATCACCATCTTATCCTTGACAATGAAGTTCTCTCTCAGAATTCTCTTCAATTCGTCCTTATAGTTTGGATCCAGACTAACCTTGTGCTTGAGCTGTCTGACAAGTGTCTGGAGCGGGATCGGACCATTAGCAACCAGTGCATCCACGTCTGCCTTGGTGATAGGTCCCGAATCACCCTCAAGCTTGAccttgatcttcttcgGGGACACGCTCTCAGGCGACATGGAACGCTTGATTGCTGTTTTAGGGTTCCACTCGCCTGCCGGGAACTCACTCAAAACCTCCTTACTTGCCTTCAAAACCACAAATCCGTCGCGATAAGACTTGACTTTGATCTGCGGTGTTGTTCTGCGGATCGAAATTACAGGTAATTCTCCTGTTTCCTCCTGTTTGATCTTTGCGTCTGCAGACTGCTGCGTTTCAACCTCCTCCATCTCACTTTCTGAAAGATACGggtcttcctcgtcgtctgtATCGTACACTTCGTTCATGGCGTTCTTTGCCAGAGCTCTTCTCAACTTCTTGCCTTCCTTGTCGATCTTTCGCGTCTCAAACAAATCGTCCAAATCGTCGCCCTCGTCTTTTTCAATCAGGTTGTTAGCACGAAGCTGTTCActcttgatttttttctccacaAGCTTGCTTTCCTCCTCATTACCTTCAAGAATCGGAgcttcctcgtcgtcctggaaCTCGTCATCAAAATCCAGAGTTTCGTCATCCGACCGTTTCACGTCCTCAGCCCGCTGTGAAGTGGCTCTCATTTTCCTGTACCGGAAATCGACCCGCTCTCCCCTCTCGACCTCGTCCTGCATCTTTCTCATAATCCATCTGGAAGTCTGGCTGTTTTCCTTCATCTTGGCTTCAGCCTCCTCCAACGTCAGCGTAGCGTACTTGTTGCGCGGCGTGAATTTGTAGAACTTTTCCACCGGAATCATCTTGAAACACTTGTTTTGGTTGTCCAGCATCAACAGACAGTAATTATCTGTATTTCCTGCCTCATAATTTCCGATCCACGCTTGTTTGGCATCATAGTCCTCCAGAACCCACGGATAATATTCCTCGTACCGCAGCTTCCTCTTGttgtcgtcaaacaccttgACCTGTCTCGTCTTGCGCTTGAAAAATGGCCGTCTGCTTTGACGAGCTCCTCCGTCTGGCGCCACCACAGACATCTCCAGTTCTCGCTTGGCCTCTCTAGCGGCCTCCTCTTCGCGACGCTGACGCTCTTCCTCCCTCCACCGACGCTCCGCCTCAGGCAATTTCGACCagtcgacgtcgtcgtccaaaatcaccGTTGGCAGTTCCTCTGTCTTGATACCCTGCTGCGCAAGCAATTCCCGCTTTTTCTGTTCCTTTAGCAGCTCATTTTTGCGCTCCTCGATTCGCCtttgctccagctccttcaaGGACAGTTGGAACTGCAGGTTCTTGGGATCTTTTCTGTGTAGTCTTGCGGGCTCCTCAAAGTCCTTCTGCGGGTTCACTTTCTTCACCGAGTGGAACTTCAAAATATGGTAATGAGTATCCTCAATGTCCTTCTCGGTGCACGCACGCAGCGGGAAATACTCGTACCTAGTACTGCCCTCGGATTTGATGTTAGACATTAAACGTGctaattatttttttttgcctCCGAAAATCCTTacactgaaaaataatgCTCAAGTACGAACCCAACGTCGCATACAAGAGGAAAGTCGTCGCCAAAGTGAAGGATGTCACGTCACTGTCGTTCGGCGTCTGCTGCGGCATTCTGCGGCTCCAATCGGTCTACGGGCTGGCCTTTTTCCTTGCGACAAATCTATTAACAAGTGTCCTGTTCTATTTAGTGTTTGTGGGTGGAAAAAAACGGGACGCTGGCCAGTTCTTTGAGAACCCGATCCAGGAAGTGTTCCTCAGCGAGCCAGGCCGCTATCTTGCCAGCTACGTCATGATGTGGTGTCTATTTTACGCTTTGGTTTCCCCATAAACTGTTCCCGGAACCATCGATCAGTCTTCATATACTCGAACGTCCATGGATA
This portion of the Ogataea parapolymorpha DL-1 chromosome IV, whole genome shotgun sequence genome encodes:
- a CDS encoding Cytochrome b-c1 complex subunit; the protein is MYSAIFNTFFKRNAAFVGTVFAGAFVFQAYFDVAVTKWYENRNKGKLWKDVKLQLQAGDDEDEDDE
- a CDS encoding TFIIF (Transcription Factor II) largest subunit, encoding MSNIKSEGSTRYEYFPLRACTEKDIEDTHYHILKFHSVKKVNPQKDFEEPARLHRKDPKNLQFQLSLKELEQRRIEERKNELLKEQKKRELLAQQGIKTEELPTVILDDDVDWSKLPEAERRWREEERQRREEEAAREAKRELEMSVVAPDGGARQSRRPFFKRKTRQVKVFDDNKRKLRYEEYYPWVLEDYDAKQAWIGNYEAGNTDNYCLLMLDNQNKCFKMIPVEKFYKFTPRNKYATLTLEEAEAKMKENSQTSRWIMRKMQDEVERGERVDFRYRKMRATSQRAEDVKRSDDETLDFDDEFQDDEEAPILEGNEEESKLVEKKIKSEQLRANNLIEKDEGDDLDDLFETRKIDKEGKKLRRALAKNAMNEVYDTDDEEDPYLSESEMEEVETQQSADAKIKQEETGELPVISIRRTTPQIKVKSYRDGFVVLKASKEVLSEFPAGEWNPKTAIKRSMSPESVSPKKIKVKLEGDSGPITKADVDALVANGPIPLQTLVRQLKHKVSLDPNYKDELKRILRENFIVKDKMVMKRG
- a CDS encoding FAM203 family protein HGH1; translation: MVSELEELVEFLHAPQYKIREIALENLVQFSPSGRNPALFKHNNCEPVKDLKNLSKEKDPAVVMNSLTILANLCDDLEFRKLIVEDEDFVKYLIQQLVNLKNTNADLMCILLANLAKSDEILKVFDLQVDLGQTDREVFKSNHCMDCLMDLFVKGADRKLNKYATYDYLSYFFADVSRFPRGREYFVTEQEYDHVVPIAKLLVFTEKYDSKTRREGVVYTIKNSLFDTDRHMELLEDERINILPYIIGPFALAENKGLKDDEIFDLPEELQLLGPDKKIEPLKELLVAHLESVLLLCVTKEGREYLRGKSVYPLIRELHKVAKDEKVEELCDKVVQMLMRDEPVEDQAAEDQEEGSDDEKITEII